One part of the Chryseobacterium sp. 7 genome encodes these proteins:
- the rplK gene encoding 50S ribosomal protein L11, translated as MAKKVFKMVKLQVKGGAANPSPPVGPALGSAGVNIMEFCKQFNGRTQDKPGQVLPVVITVYEDKSFEFIIKTPPAAIQLMDAAKIKGGSGEPNRNKVGSVTWEQVKKIAEDKMADLNCFTMDSALSMVAGTARSMGLRVTGTKPTNA; from the coding sequence ATGGCTAAGAAAGTCTTTAAAATGGTAAAGCTTCAGGTGAAAGGTGGCGCAGCTAACCCTTCTCCACCAGTAGGTCCAGCATTGGGTTCTGCAGGTGTGAACATCATGGAGTTTTGTAAGCAATTTAACGGAAGAACCCAAGATAAGCCAGGGCAAGTTTTACCTGTAGTAATTACAGTATATGAAGACAAATCTTTTGAATTCATTATTAAAACTCCACCTGCAGCAATCCAGTTAATGGATGCAGCTAAGATCAAGGGAGGTTCTGGTGAACCAAACAGAAACAAAGTAGGTTCTGTAACTTGGGAACAAGTAAAGAAAATCGCTGAAGATAAAATGGCGGATCTTAACTGTTTTACAATGGACTCTGCTCTTTCTATGGTTGCAGGTACTGCTAGATCTATGGGATTAAGAGTAACAGGAACTAAACCAACTAACGCTTAA
- the rplA gene encoding 50S ribosomal protein L1 — translation MAKLTKKQKEALSKVEKGRIYNLEEGSALVKEVNTTKFDASVDIAVRLGVDPRKANQMVRGVVSLPHGTGKDVKVLALVTPDKEAEAKAAGADYVGLDEYLQKIKEGWTDVDVIVTMPAVMGKLGPLGRVLGPRGLMPNPKSGTVTMEIGKAVTEVKAGKIDFKVDKYGIIHAGIGKVSFDAAKIKENAQELIQTLIKMKPTAAKGTYVKSIYLSSTMSPGIAIDTKSVN, via the coding sequence ATGGCAAAATTAACTAAAAAGCAAAAGGAAGCTTTAAGCAAAGTAGAAAAAGGAAGAATCTATAACCTTGAAGAAGGTTCAGCTCTTGTAAAAGAAGTGAACACTACAAAGTTTGATGCTTCAGTAGATATCGCTGTAAGATTAGGTGTAGACCCTAGAAAAGCAAACCAAATGGTAAGAGGTGTTGTATCTCTTCCTCACGGTACTGGTAAAGATGTTAAAGTATTAGCTCTTGTAACTCCAGATAAAGAAGCAGAAGCTAAAGCTGCTGGTGCTGACTATGTAGGTCTTGACGAATATTTACAAAAAATCAAAGAAGGTTGGACAGACGTTGACGTTATCGTTACTATGCCAGCTGTAATGGGTAAATTAGGTCCATTAGGTAGAGTATTAGGTCCAAGAGGTTTAATGCCAAACCCTAAATCAGGAACTGTAACAATGGAAATTGGTAAAGCAGTAACTGAAGTTAAAGCAGGTAAAATTGATTTCAAAGTAGATAAGTATGGTATCATCCATGCTGGTATTGGTAAAGTATCTTTCGATGCTGCTAAGATCAAAGAAAATGCTCAGGAGCTTATCCAGACATTGATCAAAATGAAACCAACTGCTGCTAAAGGAACTTATGTGAAGAGCATCTATTTGTCTTCTACAATGAGCCCAGGTATTGCAATTGATACAAAATCTGTTAACTAA
- the rplL gene encoding 50S ribosomal protein L7/L12, producing MSDLKNLAETLVNLTVKDVNELAAILKDEYGIEPAAAAVVVAAGGAGEAAEEKTEFDVILKSAGASKLAIVKLVKDLTGAGLKEAKDIVDGAPAPIKQGVSKDEAEALKKQLEEAGAEVELK from the coding sequence ATGTCAGATTTAAAAAATTTAGCTGAAACGCTAGTAAACCTAACTGTAAAAGACGTAAACGAATTAGCTGCTATCCTTAAGGATGAGTACGGAATTGAGCCAGCTGCTGCTGCTGTAGTAGTTGCTGCAGGTGGAGCAGGTGAAGCTGCTGAAGAAAAGACTGAATTCGATGTAATTCTTAAGTCTGCAGGTGCTTCTAAATTAGCTATCGTTAAATTAGTAAAAGATTTAACTGGTGCTGGTCTTAAAGAAGCTAAAGATATCGTAGACGGTGCTCCTGCTCCAATTAAGCAAGGTGTATCTAAAGACGAAGCTGAAGCTCTTAAGAAGCAATTAGAAGAAGCTGGTGCTGAAGTAGAATTGAAATAA
- the rplJ gene encoding 50S ribosomal protein L10: MTKDQKVVAIQEIKDLLQDAKVVYVADLDGLNAAKSSDFRRQAFKQNIKVKVVKNTLLQKAMEQIEGVDFSEMFETFKGNSALMIAETANAPAKLIKDFRKKDEKPALKSAFVQETFYVGDNNLDTLVSIKSREEMIGEIIGLLQSPIQRVVSALQNKSEAVEAQAEEAAPAVEETPAAEAPEAPAAESTDETPAAE; encoded by the coding sequence ATGACAAAAGACCAAAAAGTTGTAGCAATACAAGAGATCAAAGACTTGCTTCAGGATGCAAAAGTAGTATACGTAGCAGATCTAGATGGTTTGAACGCTGCTAAATCTTCAGATTTCAGAAGACAGGCTTTCAAGCAAAATATCAAAGTGAAAGTGGTAAAAAATACCCTTTTGCAAAAAGCAATGGAGCAGATTGAAGGAGTAGATTTCTCTGAAATGTTCGAGACATTCAAAGGAAACTCTGCTTTAATGATTGCTGAGACAGCTAACGCTCCTGCAAAATTAATCAAAGATTTTAGAAAGAAAGACGAGAAGCCTGCTTTGAAGTCTGCTTTCGTACAAGAAACGTTCTATGTTGGTGACAATAACCTTGATACTTTAGTAAGCATCAAGTCTAGAGAAGAAATGATCGGTGAAATCATCGGATTACTTCAGTCTCCAATTCAAAGAGTTGTTTCTGCTCTTCAAAACAAATCTGAAGCTGTAGAAGCTCAAGCTGAAGAAGCTGCTCCTGCGGTAGAAGAAACTCCTGCTGCTGAAGCTCCGGAAGCTCCTGCTGCAGAAAGCACTGACGAAACGCCAGCTGCTGAATAA
- the tuf gene encoding elongation factor Tu encodes MAKETFNRNKPHLNIGTIGHVDHGKTTLTAAISAVLASKGLAEKKDFSAIDSAPEEKERGITINTAHIEYETEKRHYAHVDCPGHADYVKNMVTGAAQMDGAIVVCAATDGPMPQTREHILLCRQVNVPRIVVFMNKVDMVDDPELLELVEMELRDLLSTYEFDGDNSPVIQGSALGALTAATASPANTEDKWFKTVEQLMDAVDTWIEQPPRDTDKPFLMPIEDVFSITGRGTVATGRIEAGVINTGDPVDIVGMGDEKLTSTITGVEMFRKILDRGEAGDNVGLLLRGIEKTDIKRGMVIAKKDSVKPHKKFKASVYILSKEEGGRHTPFHNKYRPQFYVRTTDVTGEIFLPEGVEMVMPGDNLEITVELLQPIALNVGLRFAIREGGRTVGSGQVTEILD; translated from the coding sequence ATGGCAAAGGAAACGTTTAATCGTAACAAACCACACTTGAACATTGGTACTATTGGTCACGTTGACCATGGTAAAACTACTCTTACAGCTGCTATTTCTGCTGTATTAGCTAGCAAAGGTCTTGCTGAGAAAAAAGACTTCTCTGCAATTGACTCTGCTCCAGAAGAAAAAGAAAGAGGTATTACTATCAATACTGCTCACATCGAATACGAAACTGAAAAAAGACACTATGCTCACGTTGACTGTCCAGGTCACGCCGACTATGTTAAGAACATGGTAACTGGTGCTGCTCAGATGGATGGAGCTATCGTAGTATGTGCTGCAACTGATGGTCCTATGCCTCAGACTAGAGAACATATCCTACTTTGCCGTCAGGTAAACGTACCTAGAATCGTTGTTTTCATGAACAAAGTTGACATGGTAGACGATCCTGAGTTGTTAGAGCTTGTTGAAATGGAACTTAGAGACTTATTATCTACTTACGAATTTGACGGAGATAACTCTCCAGTAATTCAAGGTTCTGCTCTAGGTGCTCTTACTGCTGCTACTGCATCTCCTGCTAACACAGAAGATAAGTGGTTCAAAACTGTAGAGCAATTAATGGATGCTGTAGATACTTGGATCGAGCAACCACCAAGAGATACTGACAAGCCATTCTTGATGCCAATCGAAGACGTATTCTCTATTACAGGTAGAGGTACTGTAGCAACTGGTAGAATCGAGGCTGGTGTTATCAACACTGGAGATCCAGTTGATATCGTAGGTATGGGTGACGAAAAATTAACTTCTACTATTACAGGAGTTGAGATGTTCAGAAAGATCCTAGATAGAGGTGAAGCTGGAGATAACGTAGGTCTATTGTTGAGAGGTATTGAAAAAACTGACATCAAGAGAGGTATGGTTATCGCTAAGAAAGATTCAGTTAAGCCACACAAAAAATTCAAAGCTTCTGTTTATATCCTTTCTAAGGAAGAAGGTGGACGTCACACTCCATTCCACAACAAGTACCGTCCTCAGTTCTACGTAAGAACTACTGACGTTACAGGTGAGATCTTCTTACCAGAAGGTGTAGAAATGGTAATGCCTGGTGATAACTTAGAGATTACTGTAGAATTGTTACAACCAATCGCTCTTAACGTAGGTCTTAGGTTTGCGATCAGAGAAGGAGGTAGAACAGTTGGTTCAGGTCAGGTAACTGAAATCTTAGACTAA
- the nusG gene encoding transcription termination/antitermination protein NusG: MSELKWYVLKAISGQENKVKNYIETEIKRLGFEQYVTQVVIPMEKVIQIRNGKKVPKERPYYPGYLMIEADLMGEIPHVIKNIPGVISFLSLTKGGDPVPMRKSEVNRMLGRMDELSEFASDVEIPYVVGENVKVIDGPFNGFNGTVEKILEDKKKIEVSVLIFGRKTPMELSYMQVEKV, translated from the coding sequence ATGAGCGAATTGAAATGGTATGTGCTGAAAGCAATCAGCGGACAGGAAAATAAAGTGAAAAACTATATTGAGACAGAAATCAAACGTCTAGGGTTTGAGCAGTACGTTACTCAAGTGGTTATTCCTATGGAAAAGGTAATCCAAATTAGAAACGGAAAAAAAGTTCCTAAAGAAAGACCTTACTACCCTGGCTACTTGATGATTGAAGCTGACCTGATGGGAGAGATTCCTCACGTTATCAAGAATATCCCTGGAGTTATTTCTTTCTTAAGCTTAACAAAAGGAGGAGATCCTGTTCCAATGAGAAAATCTGAGGTTAACAGAATGCTTGGAAGAATGGATGAGCTTTCAGAATTCGCAAGCGATGTTGAAATTCCTTATGTAGTAGGTGAAAACGTTAAAGTAATCGATGGACCTTTCAACGGATTCAATGGTACAGTAGAGAAAATTCTTGAAGACAAAAAGAAAATTGAAGTTTCTGTATTGATCTTCGGTAGAAAAACTCCAATGGAACTAAGCTACATGCAAGTAGAAAAAGTATAA
- the rpoB gene encoding DNA-directed RNA polymerase subunit beta: MSKTKSTTQGNPRINFSSAKGKIITPDFLDIQIESFREFFQLDTLPEARKTEALYKTFQENFPITDSRNQFVLEFLDYLVDSPRYSIDECVERGLTYSVPLKARLKLYCTDPEHEDFQTVVQDVYLGPVPYMTPSGSFIINGAERVIVTQLHRSPGVFFGQTYHANGTKLYYSRIIPFKGSWMEFTTDINSVMYAYIDRKKKLPLTTLLRAIGYESDKDILQIFDLAEEVKVSKAALKKVEGRTLAARVLNTWFEDFVDEDTGEVVSIERNEIILDRETILEKEHLDLILDAGVKSILIHKENSNEFSIIQNTLQKDPTNSEKEAVEYIYRQLRNADPPDEETARGIIEKLFFSEQRYSLGEVGRYRLNKKLSLNIPTTTEVLTKEDIIAIVRHLIELVNSKTDVDDIDHLSNRRIKTVGEQLAGQFGVGLSRIARTIKERMNVRDNEIFTPLDLVNAKTLTSVINSFFGTNQLSQFMDQTNPLSEITHKRRLSALGPGGLSRERAGFEVRDVHHTHYGRICPIETPEGPNIGLISSLGIYAKINRLGFIETPYRKVEGGKIELNADPIYLNAEDEEDKVIAQANVELSDNGDFLTDRIIARLDGDYPVVEPAQVNLIDVAPNQISGISASLIPFLEHDDANRALMGSNMMRQAVPLLKPQAPIVGTGLEQQVARDSRILINAEGTGTVEYVDADRIVIKYERSEDEDLVQFESATKTYKLTKFRKTNQSTTITLRPNVRVGDVVEKGQVLCDGYATEKGELALGRNLVVAFMPWKGYNFEDAIVINEKVVREDWFTSIHVDEYSLEVRDTKLGMEELTADIPNVSEEATKDLDENGMIRIGAEVKPGDIMIGKITPKGESDPTPEEKLLRAIFGDKAGDVKDASLKADSSLRGVVINKKLFSRNIKDKKKRTEEKLKLEEIENTYKAKFDELRNTLIEKLNTLVSGKTSQGVQNDLDEEIIGKGVKFTHKLLTSVEDYVNVSGADWTVDADKNELIKQLIHNYKIKYNDIQGVKNREKFAISIGDELPAGIMKLAKVYIAKKRKLNVGDKMAGRHGNKGIVSRIVREEDMPFLEDGTPVDIVLNPLGVPSRMNIGQIYETVLGWAGRKLGLKFATPIFDGASLDQITEYTEKAGLPKFGHTHLYDGGTGERFTQAATVGIIYMLKLGHMVDDKMHARSIGPYSLITQQPLGGKAQFGGQRFGEMEVWALEAFGASNILREILTVKSDDVIGRAKTYEAIAKGESMPEPGIPESFNVLLHELQGLGLDVRLEE; the protein is encoded by the coding sequence ATGAGTAAAACAAAATCAACAACTCAAGGAAATCCGAGAATTAATTTCTCATCAGCGAAAGGAAAAATTATCACTCCAGACTTTTTGGATATCCAAATTGAGTCTTTCAGAGAATTTTTCCAGCTTGATACACTTCCTGAAGCCAGAAAGACAGAAGCTCTTTACAAGACTTTCCAAGAGAATTTCCCAATTACGGATTCAAGAAACCAATTCGTATTAGAATTCTTAGACTATCTGGTAGATTCTCCACGTTATTCAATTGATGAGTGTGTGGAAAGAGGACTTACTTATTCAGTTCCTCTAAAAGCTAGACTTAAACTGTATTGTACTGACCCGGAACACGAAGATTTCCAAACTGTGGTTCAGGACGTATACTTAGGTCCGGTTCCTTATATGACGCCAAGTGGTTCTTTCATCATCAATGGTGCTGAGAGAGTTATCGTTACGCAGCTTCACCGTTCACCTGGTGTATTCTTCGGACAGACTTACCACGCGAACGGGACCAAATTATATTATTCAAGAATTATCCCTTTCAAAGGATCTTGGATGGAATTTACAACAGATATCAACAGCGTAATGTACGCGTATATCGACCGTAAGAAAAAATTACCATTAACAACTTTATTAAGAGCTATCGGTTATGAATCTGACAAGGATATCCTTCAGATTTTCGACCTTGCTGAAGAAGTGAAAGTTTCTAAAGCTGCCCTTAAAAAAGTAGAAGGGAGAACATTGGCTGCGAGAGTATTGAACACTTGGTTCGAAGACTTCGTAGACGAAGATACAGGTGAAGTAGTTTCTATCGAAAGAAACGAGATCATCCTGGATAGAGAAACAATCCTTGAAAAAGAACATTTAGATCTTATCCTGGATGCTGGTGTGAAATCAATCCTGATTCACAAAGAAAACAGCAACGAATTCTCAATCATTCAGAATACATTACAAAAAGACCCTACTAACTCTGAAAAAGAAGCAGTAGAGTATATTTATCGTCAGTTAAGAAACGCAGATCCACCAGATGAGGAAACTGCAAGAGGAATCATTGAAAAATTATTCTTCTCTGAGCAGAGATACTCTTTAGGTGAAGTAGGACGTTACAGACTAAACAAAAAGTTAAGCCTAAACATCCCAACTACAACTGAAGTTCTTACAAAAGAAGATATCATTGCAATTGTAAGACACTTAATTGAGTTAGTAAACTCAAAAACGGATGTTGATGATATTGACCACTTATCAAACAGAAGAATTAAAACTGTTGGTGAGCAATTAGCAGGACAGTTCGGTGTAGGTCTTTCAAGAATTGCAAGAACAATCAAGGAAAGAATGAACGTTAGAGATAACGAAATCTTTACTCCACTTGATCTTGTAAATGCTAAGACATTAACATCTGTAATCAACTCGTTCTTCGGTACCAATCAGCTATCTCAGTTCATGGACCAAACCAACCCTCTATCAGAGATCACTCACAAGAGAAGATTATCTGCACTAGGGCCTGGTGGTTTATCAAGAGAAAGAGCAGGTTTCGAGGTTCGTGACGTTCACCACACTCACTACGGAAGAATTTGCCCGATTGAAACCCCGGAAGGACCAAACATCGGTTTGATTTCATCTCTAGGGATCTATGCTAAAATCAACAGACTAGGTTTCATTGAAACTCCATATAGAAAGGTAGAAGGTGGTAAGATTGAGCTTAACGCAGATCCTATCTATCTAAATGCAGAAGACGAAGAAGACAAAGTAATTGCTCAGGCAAACGTTGAATTGAGCGATAATGGTGATTTCTTAACAGACAGAATTATTGCAAGATTAGATGGTGACTACCCGGTAGTTGAACCAGCTCAGGTTAACCTTATCGATGTTGCACCAAACCAGATTTCTGGTATTTCCGCTTCGTTAATTCCATTCTTGGAGCATGATGATGCGAACCGTGCATTGATGGGATCTAACATGATGCGTCAGGCCGTTCCTCTATTGAAGCCACAGGCTCCAATCGTTGGTACAGGGCTTGAGCAGCAAGTTGCAAGAGACTCAAGAATCTTAATTAACGCTGAAGGTACAGGTACTGTAGAGTACGTAGATGCTGACAGAATCGTTATTAAATATGAAAGAAGCGAAGACGAAGATTTAGTACAATTCGAGTCTGCTACTAAAACATACAAACTTACTAAGTTCAGAAAAACCAACCAGAGTACAACCATCACACTAAGACCAAACGTAAGAGTAGGTGATGTAGTGGAGAAAGGACAAGTACTTTGCGACGGTTATGCTACTGAAAAAGGAGAATTGGCTCTTGGTAGAAACTTAGTGGTAGCGTTCATGCCTTGGAAAGGATACAACTTTGAGGATGCAATCGTAATCAACGAAAAAGTTGTACGTGAAGACTGGTTTACTTCAATCCACGTAGATGAATATTCTCTTGAAGTTCGTGATACCAAACTGGGTATGGAAGAACTTACAGCAGATATTCCAAACGTTTCTGAAGAAGCTACTAAAGATCTTGACGAGAACGGTATGATCAGAATTGGTGCTGAAGTGAAGCCTGGAGATATCATGATTGGTAAAATTACTCCAAAAGGTGAATCTGACCCAACTCCTGAAGAAAAACTTCTTAGAGCAATCTTCGGTGATAAAGCTGGTGATGTGAAGGATGCTTCATTGAAAGCTGACTCTTCATTAAGAGGAGTTGTTATCAACAAGAAATTGTTCTCTAGAAACATTAAAGACAAAAAGAAAAGAACTGAAGAAAAACTTAAACTTGAAGAAATTGAAAACACTTACAAGGCTAAGTTTGATGAGTTGAGAAATACTTTAATTGAAAAATTAAATACACTGGTAAGCGGTAAAACTTCTCAAGGGGTACAAAATGACCTTGACGAAGAAATCATCGGTAAAGGTGTGAAATTCACTCACAAATTATTGACTTCAGTTGAAGATTATGTAAACGTTAGTGGTGCAGACTGGACAGTAGACGCTGACAAGAATGAATTGATCAAACAATTGATTCACAATTACAAAATCAAATATAACGACATCCAGGGAGTTAAAAACCGTGAGAAATTTGCAATTTCAATCGGAGATGAGCTTCCGGCAGGTATCATGAAGTTGGCTAAAGTTTACATCGCTAAGAAACGTAAACTGAATGTAGGGGATAAAATGGCAGGACGTCACGGTAACAAGGGTATCGTTTCAAGAATCGTTCGTGAAGAAGATATGCCATTCCTTGAAGACGGAACACCGGTAGATATTGTATTGAATCCACTAGGGGTACCTTCTCGTATGAACATCGGTCAGATCTACGAAACCGTTCTTGGGTGGGCTGGTAGAAAACTAGGATTGAAGTTCGCTACGCCAATCTTCGACGGAGCAAGTCTTGATCAGATTACGGAGTACACTGAGAAAGCAGGTCTTCCTAAATTCGGTCACACTCACCTTTATGATGGAGGTACCGGAGAAAGATTTACACAGGCTGCGACTGTAGGTATCATTTACATGTTGAAACTAGGACACATGGTAGATGATAAGATGCACGCACGTTCTATTGGTCCTTACTCATTGATTACTCAGCAGCCGTTAGGAGGTAAAGCTCAGTTCGGAGGTCAGAGATTCGGAGAGATGGAGGTTTGGGCACTTGAAGCATTCGGTGCATCTAACATCCTTAGAGAAATCCTTACTGTGAAGTCGGATGACGTGATTGGTAGAGCAAAAACTTATGAAGCCATTGCAAAAGGTGAATCTATGCCTGAACCAGGTATTCCAGAATCATTCAATGTATTACTTCACGAGTTACAAGGTCTTGGATTAGACGTAAGATTGGAGGAGTAA
- the secE gene encoding preprotein translocase subunit SecE, with amino-acid sequence MSSFVDFLKGSYNEFRHKVEWPKWADLQSSTIVVTIATVILALFTFGVDELFSKAISNIIGMLINLFN; translated from the coding sequence ATGAGTTCATTTGTCGATTTTTTAAAAGGTTCTTATAACGAATTCAGACATAAGGTTGAATGGCCAAAGTGGGCTGACCTTCAGTCTTCTACAATCGTAGTGACTATTGCGACAGTGATTCTGGCATTGTTTACCTTTGGAGTTGATGAATTGTTTTCAAAAGCAATCAGCAACATAATAGGAATGCTAATCAACTTGTTCAATTAA
- a CDS encoding T9SS type A sorting domain-containing protein: MTRKLFEKLAAMLMTLMMSAVLFAQQGYEPIRGMGVEAKPVNNSGICLACYNGSMNPVVDASLDNSVSMGNFASLLSGNGISVRNKNTTYPAGYITGFNVDLGTSFITVDLLSSLRISTYKNGILQETTTSNTLLSVPAFGGSKNRIFLHFKTSKEFDEVRLYQTNVLSVFSAMNVYYAFAFDPAKVPTDNNGICDDIIAGSGVDGNVSGSSSFLAPLSYVQNKERIGDGNKNSYGSIVLPIGLLGSYSVGVLDKNQTYPAGNRTGFVIEPDDQGKLLSAEFLKNITIETYLFGQLQDSKQLSDGGGLINIKVLGYGSGKQKVTLTTTKPFNEVRLKITQTVGFNLGALKVYYAFEEPITCECDDKIQTSGSAVPGNLVTGTTWTSGPGFLGLILAKMTNPEAIVDNNPSNYATATVPAASILSLFSAFATVGTNAVLPANTMAGFTVEKAGNLLGVSVLENITVTLYNGNVLTDTFTSSGSLISGNFFTTNSNKFYVGGKATKPFNRIKITFNSGTAIRIPQNYYIYNAFASRDDDNDGVPNCFDQCQGGDDSIDNNGNGIPDCAEGCTAVNDKSPALDTDGDGIVDACDLDSDNDGIPDAVEDFDKNGKFQDDDNEGDILITPVLGDSVPNYLDLDSDNDGILDLFESGIPNSVINQIDADHNGIIDANVPVGKNGIADILETSPDSGVLKYPIKNTDGDDKPDFLDITSNGSDLDLYKIGKANLDTLGGGFISTINDNDKDGIQAVVDTDLVKRGSPDSPLSPYASLLKNVSSTAKVAATDVKEAANDVKVYPNPVKAGENLRITSAEEGVYTLFSAQGQVVKTDKFNAHTGIDTSSLPTGVYIIKIETKSTIKSYKVIVK; this comes from the coding sequence ATGACCAGAAAATTATTCGAAAAGTTAGCTGCGATGCTTATGACATTGATGATGTCTGCGGTATTATTTGCGCAGCAGGGCTATGAACCTATCCGTGGGATGGGGGTTGAAGCAAAACCTGTCAACAATTCAGGGATTTGTCTTGCATGTTATAACGGAAGCATGAATCCCGTAGTGGATGCCAGCCTTGATAACAGCGTAAGTATGGGGAATTTCGCTTCTCTTTTAAGTGGAAACGGAATATCTGTAAGAAACAAAAATACAACGTATCCTGCGGGATATATCACCGGATTCAATGTAGATCTTGGAACAAGTTTTATTACGGTGGATCTTTTGAGCTCTTTGAGAATCAGTACCTATAAAAACGGGATACTTCAGGAAACAACCACCAGCAATACACTTTTATCAGTGCCTGCATTCGGGGGAAGCAAAAACAGAATATTCCTGCATTTTAAAACTTCAAAAGAATTTGATGAAGTAAGATTGTATCAGACGAATGTTCTTTCTGTATTCAGTGCAATGAATGTATATTATGCATTTGCATTTGATCCTGCAAAAGTACCTACAGATAACAATGGTATTTGTGATGACATCATCGCAGGAAGTGGTGTGGATGGAAACGTATCCGGAAGCAGCAGTTTCCTGGCTCCGCTTTCTTATGTTCAGAATAAAGAAAGAATTGGTGACGGAAATAAAAATTCATATGGGTCAATAGTGCTGCCAATAGGGTTATTAGGATCTTATTCAGTAGGAGTTCTTGACAAAAATCAAACTTATCCTGCAGGAAACAGAACAGGATTTGTTATAGAGCCGGATGATCAGGGGAAACTGTTAAGCGCGGAATTCTTAAAAAATATTACCATAGAAACTTATCTTTTCGGTCAGCTTCAGGATTCAAAACAACTGTCTGACGGAGGAGGTTTAATCAATATTAAAGTATTAGGGTATGGGTCAGGAAAACAAAAAGTGACTTTAACCACTACTAAGCCTTTCAACGAAGTAAGATTGAAAATTACCCAAACCGTAGGATTTAATTTAGGAGCATTGAAAGTATATTATGCTTTCGAAGAACCGATTACTTGTGAATGTGATGATAAAATCCAGACAAGCGGTTCTGCGGTACCAGGAAATTTGGTGACAGGTACTACATGGACTTCAGGTCCGGGATTCTTAGGGCTTATTTTAGCTAAAATGACTAATCCGGAAGCAATTGTGGACAATAATCCTTCTAATTATGCAACGGCTACTGTTCCTGCAGCATCTATCCTAAGTCTTTTCTCGGCATTTGCAACAGTAGGTACTAATGCGGTACTTCCTGCCAATACAATGGCTGGATTTACTGTAGAAAAAGCAGGAAACCTTCTTGGAGTAAGTGTTCTGGAAAACATCACCGTAACATTATATAACGGGAATGTTTTGACAGATACTTTCACAAGTTCAGGAAGTCTTATCAGCGGAAATTTCTTCACTACAAATTCCAATAAATTCTATGTAGGAGGAAAGGCTACAAAACCATTCAACCGTATTAAAATTACTTTCAACAGTGGAACGGCAATTCGTATTCCTCAAAATTACTATATCTATAATGCTTTTGCGAGTAGAGATGATGACAATGATGGTGTTCCGAACTGTTTCGATCAATGCCAGGGAGGTGATGACAGCATAGATAATAACGGAAACGGAATTCCTGACTGTGCAGAAGGATGTACAGCGGTAAATGACAAATCTCCTGCATTAGATACAGATGGCGACGGAATTGTAGATGCTTGTGATCTTGATTCTGATAACGATGGTATTCCTGATGCTGTAGAAGACTTTGATAAAAATGGTAAATTCCAGGATGATGATAATGAAGGTGATATTTTGATAACACCGGTATTAGGAGATTCTGTACCTAATTATCTTGACCTTGATTCTGACAATGACGGAATCTTAGATTTATTTGAATCCGGAATTCCAAACTCGGTAATTAACCAGATTGATGCAGATCATAACGGTATCATTGATGCCAATGTTCCGGTAGGTAAAAACGGAATTGCTGATATTCTGGAAACTTCGCCAGATTCAGGAGTATTGAAATACCCAATCAAAAATACAGACGGGGATGATAAACCAGACTTCCTGGATATTACTTCCAATGGTTCAGATCTTGACCTTTATAAAATAGGAAAAGCAAACCTTGATACTTTAGGAGGAGGATTTATCTCTACGATTAATGATAATGACAAAGACGGTATTCAGGCTGTAGTAGATACAGATCTTGTGAAAAGAGGATCTCCGGATTCACCACTTTCTCCTTATGCTTCATTACTGAAAAATGTATCCAGTACTGCAAAAGTTGCTGCCACAGATGTTAAAGAAGCAGCGAATGATGTAAAAGTATATCCAAACCCTGTAAAGGCTGGGGAAAACCTTAGAATAACATCAGCAGAAGAAGGAGTGTATACATTGTTCTCAGCACAGGGACAGGTAGTTAAAACAGATAAGTTCAATGCTCATACAGGTATTGATACCTCTTCACTTCCAACCGGGGTGTATATTATTAAGATAGAAACTAAATCGACGATAAAATCTTATAAGGTTATTGTGAAATAA